In a single window of the Phaeobacter sp. G2 genome:
- a CDS encoding 4Fe-4S dicluster domain-containing protein, whose protein sequence is MTELPTNTAKKMGLVIDLDTCVGCHACVISCKGWNTENYGAPLSDQDAYGADPAGTFLNRVHSFEVQPAATAAQPAPAAQLIHFPKSCLHCEDAPCVTVCPTGASYKRVEDGIVLVNESDCIGCGLCAWSCPYGARELDLAEGVMKKCTLCVDRIYNENLPEVDRVPSCVRTCPAGARHFGDLGDPDSAVSQLVVERGGMDLMPEMGTKPVNKYLPPRPKDKLEEQIDILAPLLAPVTETPGGFLGWLDKALDKLPGQSSGQSSSQSSDQSSGGTA, encoded by the coding sequence ATGACTGAACTCCCCACCAATACCGCCAAAAAAATGGGCCTGGTCATCGATCTGGACACCTGCGTTGGCTGCCATGCCTGCGTGATCTCCTGCAAAGGCTGGAACACCGAAAACTACGGAGCGCCGCTATCAGACCAGGACGCCTATGGCGCCGACCCTGCCGGCACCTTCCTCAACCGGGTGCATAGTTTCGAGGTGCAGCCCGCGGCCACAGCGGCGCAGCCCGCCCCGGCAGCGCAGCTGATCCATTTCCCCAAATCCTGCCTGCACTGCGAAGACGCCCCCTGCGTCACCGTCTGCCCCACCGGCGCCAGCTACAAACGGGTTGAAGACGGCATTGTTCTGGTCAATGAGAGCGACTGCATCGGCTGCGGGCTTTGTGCCTGGTCCTGCCCCTATGGCGCGCGCGAGCTGGATCTGGCCGAAGGCGTGATGAAAAAATGCACCCTCTGTGTTGACCGGATCTACAATGAAAATCTGCCAGAGGTGGACCGTGTCCCCTCCTGTGTGCGGACCTGCCCTGCAGGTGCGCGACACTTTGGCGATCTTGGCGATCCAGACAGTGCCGTCAGCCAGCTGGTGGTTGAGCGCGGCGGCATGGATCTGATGCCCGAGATGGGCACCAAACCGGTAAACAAATACTTACCGCCGCGCCCCAAAGACAAACTGGAAGAGCAGATCGACATTCTGGCGCCACTGCTGGCGCCGGTCACCGAAACCCCCGGCGGCTTTCTTGGCTGGCTCGACAAGGCCCTCGACAAACTGCCAGGCCAGTCTTCCGGCCAGTCTTCCAGCCAGTCCTCGGATCAGTCTTCAGGAGGGACCGCCTGA
- a CDS encoding molybdopterin oxidoreductase family protein encodes MTFQQPRVETSPKVSDEIRQTTCYMCACRCGINVHMKTNEDGKKEVAYIEGNRDHPVNKGVLCAKGSAGIMQVNAPSRLKAPLKRVGPRGSGEFEEISWDEALEIAAGWLEPIRRDDPSKLAFFTGRDQSQSFTGFWAQNFGTCNYAAHGGFCSVNMATAGIYTMGGAFWEFGQPDWDHTKLFMLFGVAEDHDSNPIKMGLGKIKARGARVIGVNPIRSGYNAIADDWVGITPGTDGLFILALVHELMKAGKIDLDYLSRYTNAPVLVNQDPHSPDKGLFLRDDHGSPLVINRNTSKLAPFDMKGVRPDLGGSFKMGDITHVSVFQLMAQRYLKDEYAPEAVAERCGIPATRIRAIAAELARVAFDEAFELDQEWTDFRGEKHKKMIGRPVAMHAMRGVSAHANGFQTCRALHVLQILLGTVEAPGGFRFKPPYPKPVEAHPAPHCRVTPNKPLDGPHLGFVHGPEHLALKSDGSPARIDKAFTWENPMSSHGLMHMVISNAHAGDPYKIDTLFMYMANMSWNSSMNTGGVIEMLTDKDADGEYKIPRIIYSDAYSSEMVAYADLILPDTTYLERHDCISMLDRPICEADGAADAIRWPVIEPDRPGHHGVRGFQTVLVQLANKMKLPGFTNEDGSAKWQDYADYIVNHERKPGIGPLAGFRGPDGDKSGRGEPNPQQLDKYIKNGGFFVEHIPAEASYFKPWNRAYQDWAVDLGLYDSPQPYLFQLYVEPMRKFQLAAEGHGERQPPEHLRQRIKDTMDPLPIWYETDQQGNEGFTVNALTQRPMAMYHSWGSQNAWLRQLHGHNPLYLPTKLMRQHDLADGDWARVSSPHGEITVPVMEMAALNDNTVWTWNAIGKRKGTWGLQEDAPEATKGFLLNHLIHELMPPKGDGLRWANSDPITGQAAWFDLKVKIEKAAAPADFTESKPSLKPIKSPVGTGPKNLSWKVGK; translated from the coding sequence ATGACGTTCCAGCAACCCCGGGTGGAGACATCCCCCAAGGTATCAGACGAGATCCGTCAGACCACCTGCTACATGTGCGCCTGCCGGTGTGGCATCAACGTGCATATGAAAACCAATGAGGACGGCAAGAAAGAGGTCGCCTATATCGAAGGCAACCGCGATCACCCGGTCAACAAGGGCGTACTCTGTGCCAAGGGGTCTGCCGGCATCATGCAGGTCAATGCGCCTTCACGGCTGAAGGCGCCGCTGAAACGTGTTGGGCCTCGGGGGTCTGGCGAGTTTGAGGAAATCTCCTGGGATGAAGCGCTGGAGATCGCCGCTGGCTGGCTGGAGCCGATCCGCCGTGATGACCCGTCAAAGCTGGCCTTTTTTACTGGTCGGGATCAGTCGCAATCCTTCACCGGCTTCTGGGCGCAGAATTTTGGCACCTGTAACTACGCAGCCCACGGTGGCTTTTGCTCGGTCAATATGGCCACCGCTGGCATCTACACCATGGGCGGCGCCTTTTGGGAATTCGGCCAGCCCGACTGGGATCATACCAAGCTGTTCATGCTGTTTGGCGTTGCCGAAGACCACGACAGCAACCCGATCAAAATGGGCCTCGGCAAGATCAAGGCGCGCGGTGCGCGGGTGATCGGCGTCAATCCGATCCGCTCGGGTTATAACGCCATCGCAGATGACTGGGTCGGCATCACCCCTGGCACCGACGGCTTGTTCATCCTGGCCCTGGTGCATGAGCTGATGAAGGCTGGCAAGATCGATCTGGATTACCTCAGCCGCTACACCAATGCACCGGTGCTGGTGAACCAGGACCCCCATTCGCCGGACAAGGGCCTGTTCCTGCGCGACGACCACGGCTCACCGCTGGTGATCAACCGCAACACCAGCAAACTTGCCCCCTTTGACATGAAGGGCGTGCGCCCCGATTTAGGCGGCAGTTTCAAGATGGGCGATATCACCCATGTCTCGGTGTTTCAGCTGATGGCCCAGCGTTACCTGAAAGACGAATACGCCCCCGAAGCCGTGGCCGAGCGTTGCGGCATTCCGGCCACGCGCATCCGTGCCATTGCCGCAGAACTGGCCCGCGTCGCCTTTGACGAGGCCTTTGAGCTGGACCAGGAATGGACCGATTTTCGCGGTGAAAAACACAAAAAGATGATCGGCCGCCCCGTCGCCATGCATGCCATGCGCGGTGTCTCGGCCCATGCCAACGGCTTTCAGACCTGCCGCGCCCTGCATGTGCTGCAGATCCTGCTTGGCACGGTCGAAGCCCCCGGTGGCTTCCGCTTCAAACCCCCCTATCCCAAACCGGTCGAGGCCCATCCGGCCCCCCATTGCCGGGTCACCCCCAACAAACCGCTGGATGGCCCGCACCTGGGCTTTGTGCATGGCCCCGAACATCTGGCTCTGAAAAGTGACGGCAGCCCGGCGCGCATCGACAAGGCCTTTACCTGGGAAAATCCGATGTCCAGCCACGGGCTGATGCATATGGTGATTTCCAACGCCCATGCAGGCGATCCTTACAAGATCGACACTCTGTTCATGTATATGGCCAATATGTCGTGGAATTCCTCGATGAACACCGGTGGTGTAATCGAGATGCTGACCGACAAGGACGCCGACGGCGAATACAAGATCCCCCGCATCATCTATTCCGATGCCTATTCTTCGGAAATGGTGGCCTATGCCGATCTAATCCTACCCGACACCACCTATCTGGAGCGCCACGACTGCATCTCGATGCTGGACCGCCCCATTTGCGAAGCCGATGGCGCCGCCGATGCCATCCGCTGGCCGGTGATCGAGCCCGACCGGCCCGGTCATCATGGCGTGCGCGGCTTTCAGACCGTGCTGGTGCAGCTGGCCAACAAGATGAAACTGCCCGGTTTCACAAATGAAGACGGCAGCGCCAAATGGCAGGACTACGCCGACTATATCGTCAACCACGAACGCAAACCCGGCATTGGCCCGCTGGCGGGCTTTCGCGGCCCCGATGGCGACAAATCCGGGCGCGGGGAGCCAAACCCGCAGCAGCTGGACAAATACATCAAAAACGGCGGCTTCTTTGTCGAACACATCCCTGCCGAGGCCAGCTACTTCAAACCCTGGAACAGGGCCTATCAGGACTGGGCGGTGGATCTTGGCCTTTATGACAGCCCCCAACCCTATCTGTTTCAGCTCTATGTGGAGCCGATGCGCAAATTCCAACTGGCCGCCGAAGGTCACGGCGAACGCCAGCCCCCGGAACACCTGCGTCAGCGCATCAAAGACACCATGGACCCGCTGCCAATCTGGTATGAGACAGATCAGCAGGGCAACGAGGGTTTCACCGTCAACGCCCTAACCCAACGCCCCATGGCGATGTATCACTCCTGGGGCAGCCAAAACGCCTGGCTCAGACAGCTGCATGGGCACAACCCGCTCTATCTGCCAACAAAACTGATGCGCCAACACGACTTGGCAGATGGCGACTGGGCCAGGGTTTCCTCTCCCCATGGGGAAATCACCGTACCAGTGATGGAAATGGCAGCGCTCAACGACAACACCGTCTGGACCTGGAACGCCATCGGCAAACGCAAAGGCACCTGGGGCCTGCAAGAAGACGCTCCCGAAGCCACCAAGGGCTTCCTGCTCAACCACCTGATCCACGAGCTGATGCCGCCCAAAGGTGACGGTCTTCGCTGGGCCAACTCCGACCCCATTACCGGCCAGGCCGCCTGGTTTGACCTCAAGGTGAAAATCGAAAAAGCAGCTGCCCCGGCAGATTTCACCGAAAGCAAACCCTCGCTGAAGCCAATCAAATCCCCCGTCGGCACCGGTCCCAAAAATCTGTCATGGAAGGTGGGAAAATGA
- a CDS encoding acetate/propionate family kinase, with translation MNTSADILVLNTGSSSVKFAVFDAQLHERISGVAEGIGARGTLRIGAQTEPLDLLDHDQAIAAVLDRLTQQGAGPNSLRAVAHRVVHGGQTLTQPTRITPPVRAEIQACVPLAPLHNPHALLAMDALDHLAPDLPQYASFDTAFHATAPEVASRYALPPQAEALGLRRYGFHGLSYAALCRRLPEISTHPLPQRLLALHLGNGASICAIKDGQSVGTTMGYSPLEGLTMGTRVGTLDPNATLRLVEEIGLNETKALLNNRSGLIGLSGGLSDMRALEQAGTPEAQFAIDHFCYWAIRHGHSLIGAMGGCDAIAFTGGIGENASGIRARILDGFAWLGCAIDPDRNTQNTPCLTSPTATPTAWIVPAEEERQIAMDADALLRGAT, from the coding sequence ATGAACACCTCTGCAGACATATTGGTGCTGAATACCGGGTCCTCTTCTGTCAAGTTCGCGGTCTTTGACGCCCAGCTGCACGAACGCATAAGCGGTGTTGCGGAGGGTATTGGCGCTCGGGGAACCCTGCGCATCGGCGCACAGACGGAGCCGCTGGATCTGCTTGATCACGATCAGGCGATTGCGGCAGTTCTGGACCGGCTTACCCAACAGGGCGCAGGCCCAAACAGCCTGCGTGCGGTGGCCCATCGCGTGGTGCATGGTGGCCAAACCCTCACGCAGCCGACCCGCATCACCCCACCGGTGCGCGCCGAGATCCAGGCCTGTGTGCCACTGGCACCGCTGCACAACCCCCATGCGCTGTTGGCGATGGATGCCCTGGACCATCTGGCCCCAGATCTGCCGCAATATGCCAGTTTTGACACCGCTTTTCACGCCACCGCCCCCGAGGTCGCCAGCCGCTACGCCCTGCCGCCCCAGGCCGAAGCCCTGGGCCTGCGCCGCTATGGGTTTCACGGGCTGTCCTACGCCGCGTTGTGCCGCCGCCTGCCTGAGATCTCCACCCACCCCTTGCCGCAGCGACTGCTGGCGCTGCACCTTGGCAACGGCGCCTCTATCTGCGCCATCAAGGACGGTCAGTCGGTGGGTACAACCATGGGCTATTCCCCACTTGAGGGGCTGACCATGGGCACCCGGGTCGGCACCCTGGACCCGAATGCGACGCTCAGACTGGTGGAAGAGATCGGCCTGAATGAGACCAAGGCGCTGCTAAACAACCGGTCCGGCCTGATCGGCCTGTCTGGCGGCCTGTCGGACATGCGGGCGCTGGAACAGGCAGGCACGCCTGAGGCGCAGTTTGCAATCGACCACTTTTGCTACTGGGCCATCCGCCACGGTCACAGTCTGATCGGCGCCATGGGAGGCTGCGATGCCATCGCCTTTACCGGCGGCATTGGTGAAAACGCCAGCGGCATCCGCGCCCGTATCCTTGATGGGTTTGCCTGGCTTGGCTGCGCGATTGATCCCGATAGAAACACCCAGAACACCCCCTGCCTGACCAGCCCCACAGCGACGCCTACGGCCTGGATCGTCCCAGCAGAGGAAGAGCGCCAGATCGCCATGGATGCCGATGCCTTGCTCCGAGGCGCCACATGA
- the xsc gene encoding sulfoacetaldehyde acetyltransferase codes for MKMTTEEAFVKTLQMHGIQHAFGIIGSAMMPISDIFPKAGITFWDCAHEGSGGMMADGYTRATGKMSMMIAQNGPGITNFVTAVKTAYWNHTPLLLVTPQAANKTIGQGGFQEMEQMRMFADCVCYQEEVRDPSRVAEVLSRVIMQAKRSSAPAQLNIPRDMWTQIVDIELPQIVEFERPGGGEASLQEAADLLSDAKFPVILNGAGVVLSGGIEASKELAERLSAPVCVGYQHNDAFPGSHPLFAGPLGYNGSKAGMELIAKADVVLALGSRLNPFSTLPGYGIDYWPTEAKIIQVDINPDRIGLTKKVTVGIVGDAKKVATSILEKLSDSAGDEGRDDRMTLISTAKSTWAQQLSSMDHEDDDPGTTWNERARADKPEWMSPRMAWRAIQSALPKEAIISSDIGNNCAIGNAYPSFDDSRKYLAPGLFGPCGYGLPAVVGAKIGCPDVPVVGFSGDGAFGIAVTELTAIGRSEWPAVTQVVFRNYQWGAEKRNSTLWFDDNFVGTELDQQVSYAGIATACGLKGVIARTMDELTAALSQAVEDQKNGITTLIEAMINQELGEPFRRDAMKKPVEVAGIDASDMREQQV; via the coding sequence ATGAAAATGACCACCGAGGAAGCCTTTGTAAAAACCCTGCAAATGCACGGCATTCAGCATGCATTTGGTATTATTGGTTCGGCAATGATGCCGATTTCCGACATCTTCCCCAAAGCAGGCATCACCTTCTGGGACTGCGCCCATGAGGGCTCTGGCGGCATGATGGCAGATGGCTATACCCGCGCCACCGGCAAGATGTCGATGATGATCGCCCAGAACGGCCCCGGCATCACCAATTTTGTCACCGCCGTCAAAACCGCATACTGGAACCACACGCCGCTGTTGCTGGTCACACCACAGGCCGCCAACAAGACCATCGGTCAGGGTGGTTTCCAGGAAATGGAACAAATGCGCATGTTTGCCGACTGCGTTTGCTACCAGGAAGAAGTCCGTGATCCGTCCCGCGTGGCAGAAGTTCTCAGCCGGGTGATCATGCAGGCCAAGCGCAGCTCTGCCCCGGCGCAGCTGAACATCCCCCGTGATATGTGGACCCAGATCGTCGATATTGAGCTGCCACAGATCGTGGAGTTTGAACGCCCCGGTGGCGGCGAAGCCTCGCTGCAGGAAGCGGCTGATCTGCTGTCCGACGCCAAGTTCCCCGTCATCCTGAACGGGGCCGGTGTGGTTCTGTCCGGTGGCATCGAGGCCTCCAAAGAGCTGGCCGAGCGTCTCAGTGCTCCGGTCTGTGTTGGCTACCAGCACAACGACGCCTTCCCCGGATCGCACCCCCTGTTTGCGGGTCCGCTGGGCTACAATGGCTCCAAAGCCGGCATGGAGCTGATCGCCAAGGCAGATGTGGTGTTGGCGCTAGGGTCACGCCTGAACCCGTTTTCGACCCTGCCCGGTTATGGCATCGACTACTGGCCAACAGAGGCCAAGATCATCCAGGTCGACATCAACCCTGACCGCATCGGCCTGACCAAAAAGGTCACCGTTGGCATCGTGGGCGACGCCAAAAAAGTCGCCACGTCGATCCTGGAAAAACTGTCTGACAGCGCCGGTGACGAGGGTCGCGACGATCGCATGACGCTGATCTCCACCGCAAAATCCACCTGGGCGCAGCAGCTCAGCTCGATGGATCACGAAGACGACGATCCCGGCACCACCTGGAACGAACGCGCCCGCGCAGATAAACCAGAATGGATGAGCCCGCGCATGGCCTGGCGTGCAATCCAATCCGCGCTGCCAAAAGAGGCGATCATCTCGTCTGATATTGGCAACAACTGCGCCATCGGCAACGCCTATCCGTCCTTTGATGACAGCCGCAAATATCTGGCCCCCGGCCTGTTTGGCCCCTGTGGTTATGGCCTGCCAGCGGTTGTTGGCGCCAAGATCGGTTGCCCTGATGTGCCGGTTGTCGGCTTTTCTGGCGACGGTGCCTTTGGCATTGCGGTGACCGAACTGACCGCAATTGGCCGCAGCGAGTGGCCCGCGGTGACGCAGGTCGTGTTCCGCAACTACCAGTGGGGCGCGGAAAAGCGCAACTCGACCCTGTGGTTCGATGACAACTTTGTTGGCACCGAGCTGGACCAGCAGGTGTCTTATGCGGGGATCGCCACGGCCTGTGGTCTGAAAGGCGTCATTGCCCGCACCATGGATGAGCTGACAGCCGCCCTGTCGCAAGCTGTCGAAGATCAGAAGAACGGGATCACCACCCTCATCGAGGCGATGATCAACCAGGAACTGGGCGAACCCTTCCGCCGCGACGCGATGAAAAAGCCGGTCGAGGTTGCAGGTATCGACGCTTCTGACATGCGCGAACAGCAGGTCTGA
- the dapA gene encoding 4-hydroxy-tetrahydrodipicolinate synthase, which translates to MFTGSMPALVTPFQNGALDLDALKRLVDWHIAEGSSGLVPVGTTGESPTLTHEEHEAVIAEVVKAAAGRVPVIAGAGSNNTVETIRFVEFAQKVGADAALVVTPYYNKPTQRGLLAHFQAAHDCADVPIIIYNIPGRSIVDMTPATMAELAKLPRIIGVKDATGDIARVSQQRASCGADFVQLSGEDATALGFNAHGGVGCISVTANVAPRLCAEFQAATLAGDYAKALEYQDKLMPLHEAIFIEPGLVGAKYGLSKLGLCSQEIRSPLTGLEDSTKAAIDAAMAHAGLL; encoded by the coding sequence ATGTTTACAGGCTCTATGCCAGCCCTCGTCACCCCGTTTCAAAACGGCGCGTTGGATCTGGATGCGCTTAAACGCTTGGTTGATTGGCACATCGCTGAAGGCTCAAGCGGTTTGGTACCGGTTGGCACCACCGGCGAAAGCCCCACCCTGACCCATGAGGAACACGAGGCGGTAATCGCCGAGGTGGTCAAGGCGGCAGCCGGGCGCGTGCCAGTGATTGCCGGTGCCGGGTCCAACAACACGGTCGAAACGATTCGTTTTGTCGAGTTTGCCCAGAAGGTCGGCGCCGATGCCGCTCTGGTGGTGACCCCCTATTACAACAAGCCGACACAGCGCGGTTTGCTGGCGCATTTTCAGGCCGCCCATGACTGTGCCGATGTGCCAATCATCATCTACAATATCCCGGGTCGCTCGATCGTTGATATGACGCCTGCCACCATGGCAGAGCTGGCCAAGCTGCCGCGCATTATTGGCGTCAAGGATGCCACCGGTGACATCGCCCGTGTCAGCCAGCAGCGTGCCAGCTGTGGCGCCGATTTTGTCCAGCTCTCCGGCGAAGACGCCACCGCGCTGGGCTTTAACGCCCACGGCGGTGTTGGCTGCATCTCGGTGACGGCAAATGTTGCGCCAAGGCTTTGCGCTGAATTTCAGGCAGCTACTCTGGCAGGCGACTACGCCAAAGCGCTGGAATATCAGGACAAACTGATGCCCCTGCACGAGGCGATCTTTATCGAACCCGGTCTGGTCGGCGCCAAATATGGTCTCAGCAAACTGGGCCTGTGCTCCCAGGAAATCCGCTCTCCGCTGACCGGCCTTGAGGACAGCACCAAGGCCGCCATTGACGCGGCCATGGCGCACGCAGGTCTTCTATAA
- a CDS encoding dimethyl sulfoxide reductase anchor subunit, protein MHPAPSVILFTTLSGLGFGLLAFLGLGSPGVTGWVAFVFYAIAYALAVGGLLASTFHLGRPERAFKAFSQWRTSWLSREGICAVTALLVMGLYAIGAIFLETHWPVLGVIGAGLSLGTVFTTSMIYTQLKTIPRWHMPLTPVMFLSFALAGGALLAGQERLAVWFLLAAAVVQLAYWWQGDRAFATSGTTMSSATGLGTEGGTVRAFEPPHTGSNYLLREFVHVVGRRHAQKLRAIALILGFAVPVLFLVLPVESSLVKHLMAAFAVLSHMAGIAVSRWLFFAQAEHVVGLYYGKR, encoded by the coding sequence ATGCATCCGGCACCATCCGTCATTCTCTTTACCACCCTCTCTGGCCTCGGATTTGGGCTGCTGGCCTTTCTCGGCCTCGGCTCCCCTGGCGTGACTGGCTGGGTGGCCTTTGTGTTCTACGCTATTGCTTATGCTCTGGCGGTCGGGGGACTGCTGGCCTCGACCTTTCACCTTGGCCGCCCGGAACGCGCTTTCAAAGCCTTCAGCCAATGGCGCACAAGCTGGCTCAGCCGCGAAGGCATTTGCGCCGTGACGGCGCTGCTGGTGATGGGGCTTTATGCAATTGGCGCAATCTTTCTCGAAACGCACTGGCCTGTTCTGGGCGTGATCGGCGCCGGGCTGAGCCTTGGCACCGTCTTTACCACCTCAATGATCTATACCCAGCTCAAGACCATCCCCCGTTGGCACATGCCGCTGACACCGGTGATGTTCCTCAGCTTTGCCCTAGCCGGAGGCGCCCTGCTGGCCGGACAAGAGCGCCTCGCGGTCTGGTTCTTGCTGGCGGCCGCAGTGGTACAGCTGGCCTATTGGTGGCAGGGTGACCGGGCCTTTGCCACCTCTGGCACCACCATGTCCAGCGCCACCGGTCTGGGCACCGAGGGGGGCACTGTGCGCGCTTTTGAGCCGCCCCATACTGGCAGCAACTATCTGTTGCGGGAATTTGTGCATGTGGTGGGGCGCAGACATGCGCAAAAGCTGCGGGCCATTGCGCTGATCCTGGGCTTTGCCGTGCCAGTCCTGTTCCTGGTGCTGCCAGTGGAGTCCAGTCTGGTCAAACATCTGATGGCAGCCTTTGCTGTGCTTTCGCATATGGCTGGGATTGCGGTGTCGCGCTGGCTGTTCTTTGCCCAGGCGGAACATGTGGTGGGATTGTACTACGGAAAACGCTAG
- a CDS encoding TSUP family transporter, which produces MELPFDLTAGQGAYLAAALFAAAYIRGYSGFGFSAIFIILAALTTNPLPLIPVIFACEITMTLFQARGIRAHVDWSRVRPLLIGAAIATIPAVTVMARLGEDQARLAISAVILMLSLILLSGWQLRRQIGFNGNLAVGLLSGMVNSAGVGGLPAAAFLTAQPVAPAVFRATMIVFLTGIDLMALPVMHANGLTGGETLIGVLLAFPILGLGIWAGSLRFSSASQAQFRRVIVALLTVFSVLNILKVAL; this is translated from the coding sequence ATGGAGCTGCCCTTTGATCTAACAGCAGGCCAAGGGGCATATCTGGCCGCCGCACTGTTTGCGGCGGCCTATATTCGCGGCTACTCCGGCTTTGGATTTTCCGCGATATTTATAATTCTGGCGGCCCTGACCACCAATCCGCTGCCACTGATCCCGGTGATTTTTGCCTGTGAAATCACCATGACCCTGTTTCAGGCCCGGGGCATTCGGGCCCATGTGGACTGGTCCCGTGTGCGGCCCTTGCTGATTGGGGCTGCAATCGCCACCATTCCTGCGGTGACCGTCATGGCCCGCCTGGGCGAAGATCAGGCCCGGCTGGCCATTTCAGCCGTAATTTTGATGCTGAGCCTGATCCTGCTGAGCGGCTGGCAGCTGCGTCGCCAAATTGGTTTTAATGGCAATCTGGCGGTTGGACTATTGTCCGGCATGGTCAATAGCGCCGGCGTTGGCGGCCTGCCTGCGGCGGCGTTCCTCACCGCGCAGCCGGTTGCCCCGGCGGTGTTTCGCGCCACCATGATTGTCTTTCTCACCGGGATTGACCTGATGGCCCTGCCGGTGATGCACGCCAATGGCTTGACCGGCGGCGAAACCCTGATCGGTGTGCTGCTGGCCTTTCCCATTCTGGGGCTTGGCATCTGGGCCGGGAGCCTGCGGTTTTCCTCGGCCTCACAGGCGCAGTTTCGCCGGGTGATTGTAGCGCTGCTGACGGTGTTTTCCGTTCTCAACATCCTCAAGGTGGCGCTATGA
- a CDS encoding putative sulfate exporter family transporter has product MVQSLRAHSKELFPGVAVALIVAATAQFLADHYATPAMLLALLLGIAVSFLGEEGKTVAGIAFSARSLLRLGIAFLGVRVSMGLMMALGWDLIALVVGGVIATIGFGLLVARFFGHKWRFALLTAGSVAICGASAAMAISAILPRDGRSEERLIFTVMGVTVLSTLAMIAYPILVNFLGLNPVQAGVFLGGTIHDVAQVVGAGFSISEQTGDTATLVKLMRVAMLAPIVLVASLMIRAFAQLPKDGTRPPLLPGFVVAFLLLAGLNSFGLIPASVSDFLSQWSRWLLLTAIAAVGMKTNLKQVLAVGGAAIALLIVETLFIAGLILAGITVLS; this is encoded by the coding sequence ATGGTCCAGAGCCTACGGGCCCACAGCAAGGAGCTGTTTCCCGGTGTTGCCGTGGCACTGATTGTCGCTGCCACCGCGCAATTCCTGGCAGACCATTACGCCACCCCGGCGATGCTGCTGGCACTGCTACTGGGCATCGCCGTGAGCTTTCTTGGCGAAGAAGGCAAAACAGTTGCCGGCATCGCCTTTTCGGCGCGGTCGCTGTTGCGTCTGGGCATTGCCTTTTTGGGGGTGCGGGTTTCGATGGGGTTGATGATGGCCCTGGGGTGGGATCTCATTGCGCTGGTTGTGGGCGGTGTGATTGCCACCATTGGCTTTGGCCTGCTGGTGGCGCGGTTTTTTGGTCACAAATGGCGTTTTGCACTGTTGACCGCCGGCTCCGTGGCAATCTGCGGAGCCTCCGCCGCCATGGCGATCAGCGCGATCCTGCCCCGCGACGGGCGTTCCGAAGAACGGCTTATCTTTACCGTGATGGGCGTCACCGTGCTGTCGACCCTCGCCATGATTGCCTATCCTATCTTGGTGAATTTCCTCGGGCTAAACCCGGTGCAGGCCGGCGTCTTCCTGGGTGGGACCATTCATGATGTCGCCCAGGTGGTTGGCGCCGGCTTTTCCATCTCGGAACAGACCGGGGATACTGCCACTCTGGTCAAGCTGATGCGCGTCGCCATGCTGGCGCCCATCGTTTTGGTGGCCTCGCTGATGATCCGTGCCTTTGCCCAGCTGCCCAAAGATGGCACCCGTCCGCCGCTGCTGCCTGGCTTTGTGGTTGCTTTTCTCTTGCTCGCCGGGCTCAACTCCTTTGGACTGATCCCGGCGAGCGTCAGCGATTTTCTCAGCCAGTGGTCACGCTGGTTGCTGCTCACCGCGATTGCGGCCGTGGGCATGAAGACCAATCTAAAACAGGTGCTGGCCGTCGGAGGCGCGGCCATTGCCTTACTCATCGTCGAAACACTGTTCATTGCCGGGCTCATCCTGGCAGGGATCACTGTCCTGAGCTGA